The sequence GTAGAGCCGGACGCCCATCGTGATCAGGCCACCGGCGTTGGTGGTGGCGCGCTGGTGTGCGCCCAGGTAGCCGTAGCGCGGGGCTGCGGCGCCGGTGACCGACTGCCCGTTCTCATCGGTGACCCTGGTGGTGACCAGGCCCGCGGCCCCGGCGAGGTGGATGGCGACCACGTCACCGTGCAGGTTCACGATCGGCCATTCCACCTGGTTGGTGGCGCTGGCGTAGGTGCCGTTGAACCCGACGACGCCGCGGATGGTGCGGGTGTACGAGGAACCCTCGGAGACCCACGCGGGGCTGTCGGTCTCGTCGCTGTAGTGGTTGACGGTGTTCACCGTGGTGCCGCCGGTGGTGGTGCTGTGGCTGCGGTAGCGCTCCAGGACGACGTCGGGGACGTAGGTGGTCTGGGTGGCGCCCTGGGTGACGGTGCGGGTCAGGTCGTTGGTGAAGTAGGTCAGCTTGGTGTCCCCGGTCGCGCCGGCCGTGCCGTCCCCGGCCGGGACGGCGAGCGTGCGACCGAACGCGTCCATGCTGTAGCCCGCCGACGTGAGACGGTCCGCCGCATCGTACGACCAGCTCTGCGTGGTGGCCGGGTTGCTGTCCTGGCACAGGCCCGCGCTGTCGGGGCCACGGCTGACCCGCTTCGTACGGTTGCTGTTCCTGTCGTAGGTGTAGGTGCGCAGCGCGCAGCCCTGCAGGGTGTCCTGCCGGACGTCGGTGATGCGGCCGGCGTTGTCGTAGCCGAAGCCGGAGTTGCTGAAGCTGGAGGCGTCCCAGCGGTTCTTCCCGTGCGCGTCGGCGCCGGCGTAGTCGTAGTAGAGGTAGGAGCCGTCGTCCATGACGTATTCGCGGCCGACGTCCAGGCCGGTCTCGTCGTACTGGTAGTTGACGGTGACGCCGTCGGGCCGGGTCTCGGCGATGACCTCACCGGTCTTGTTGTAGGTGGCGGTGAAGGTGCCGGCCTGGCTGTCGACGACCTTCGTGAGGCGTCCGCGGTACTCGCCGGAGGCGCCGTAGGTCAGGGTCTGCGTGCCCTTGCCGTCGTTGATGGTGGCCGGTCGTGACAACAGGTCGTAGGTGGTGGTCGAGGTGTTCCCGTCGGCGTCGGTGTACGAGATGCGCCGGCCGAGGGTGTCGTAGGCCGAGGTGACCGCGCCGGTGACCGTTCCGCTGCTGTTGAGCGTCTGCACCGCCGCCTCCCGGCCGGTGGCCGGCGCGTAGACGATGTGCCGCTTCTCCAGCGCGGTTCCCACCGCGGAGCTGATCTCGACGTCGGTGCGCCGGCCGGCGCCGTCGGTGGTGTACGTGGTGGTGCGCAGGGTGCCGGTCGAATTCTTCTCGATCGTGGAGCGCACCTGGCCGAAGATGTCGTACGTCGTCACGGTCGTGGGGAGCTCGGTCCCGGCGGGCTGACCCCCGGTGAACACCCGGCAGGCCAGGCCGGCCCACTCGGGGCGGTTGTCACATTCGCTGTACCCGCTGCCGGTGCCGGTGCGGTAGTAGACGGTCCTGCGGGTGGACGGTGTGGTCCCGGTCGCGTCACCGGCCGGTGTCGTGACCGAGGTGATCTGCTTGCTGGTGCTGTCGTAGGTGTAGCGGGTGGTCAGCGCCAGGCCGGTGGGGTCGATCGTCTCCGACTTCAACTCCCGCGTCGGCCAGTCGTAGGCGCGGGCCGTGACGCGTTTGTCGGCGTCCAGGCTCGCACCGTTGTCGACGTAGCGGATCGACGTGGTCTGCGTGGTGACCAGGTTGTAGACGACGCCGCTGGGCGCGCCCTCGTCATAGGCGTAGGTGGTGTGGGTGCGTCCGCGGACCGAGTCCCAGTCGGCCAGCACGACGTTGCGCTCCGGCGCCAGGCTCTCCAGCAGGCGCTGCCCGTCAGCGCTGTAGACGTACTCGGTCGACTCGCGCCGGGCGACTGCCGCTTCCGCGGCGGCGGTGTCGTTGTCCCAGGCGTACAGGGTCTCGGCCAGGTTGTCCGGGTCGAGTTGCCGCACGACGTTGCCGAAGCTGTCGTACCAGGTGGCGTCGAGGGTCCCGCCGGGGTACATCCGGTTGATCATGCGGCCGTCGCCGTCCATGTAGGTGACGGTGATCCGGTCGTCGTCGGAGTAGGTCGGCAGCGTGCCGGTGGCCGGGTTGCCGTCCGGGACGATGTCGCCCGGGTAGACGGCGGTGGCGTCGACCGGGAGGACGCTCTGGCCCCAGCGGGCGGCATTGGCGGCCATGTCGACCGGCGCGCCCGCCCCGGAGATCTTGACGTTGTAGACGATGGTCTCCACCGAGGTGCCGGCGGACCCCGCCGAGCGGGTCACCTTGTAGAGCCGGCCGGCGCCGGTGTCGCCGGGAACGGTGGTGTAGGTGAACTGCCAGGGCGCTTCACCGGCCGGGGTCAGCGTGCTGATCGTCCCGTCGGTGTTGTAGGTGTACTTGGTCGCCACGTGGGTCGTGACGCCGGCGCTGAGGTAGTCGAGTGCCGGATTCCAGGCGGCCTGCAGACGGCCGGTGCTGTCGTAGGCGTACTGGGTGAGCACGACGGTACGCATGGCCGGAGTCGCCAGGGCGGGATCCCAGGCGGTGAGGGTGACCTGCTTGACCCGTCCGACGAAGTCGCCGGGGGTGCTGCTGGTGGCGGTCGTAGCGGTGGCGTAGGAAAGGTTCAGCCGCCGGCAGCCGCGTACCGGGGTGGTGCAGTTGATCCCGTCCGACGAGGTGTCGAGGACCGCCGTGGGCCGGGTCACGGTGGCGCCGTTGACGGTCACCGTCTCCCAGGAGATCTTGGCACTGGTGCTGAGACCGGCGGACGTCAGCGCCGTGGGGGTGTAGACCCCGCTGCTCTGCCGGGCGAACGTGACGATGTCCCCGGACGGCTCGACGAGCTGGTAGGTGTCACCCGTCGTGGTGTAGGTCAGGGCGTACGCCCCGATCCCGACCTGCCCGGTGAAGGTGGCTCCGGTGCTGGTCGTGGCCTTCTTGGTGAAGCCAAGGCTGGTGCCGTCGGCCAGGCCGACCTGGGCCAGGCCACCGGTCACGGTGAGCTTGTTGTAGGTACCGGCGTCCGGCGCCTCGATGCCGGAGATCCAGCCGGGGCCGAAGAGCGGGTCGATGTCCGCCGGGCGCCGGGAGTTGAACGTGCGGTGCAGGCCCAGGCCACTGATGGTCTCGACATCGACACCGGTCAGCGCGTAGTTGCCGGTCAGCAGGTTGACCTCGCCCGGGCCGACGCCCGTGCTGGCCGCATCGGACCGGTTGCGGTCCAGGGTCACCGAGACGCCGGAGCTCGTACCGGTCGTGGTGCCCGAGAACGAGGCGCGGATCTGTACCGGGCCGTTGAGCGGGTCCGGGCCGGCCTCGGCGTTGTTCACGGTCTGGGCGGCGTTCCAGACGAGGTTCGGGTAGGCGCCGGATCCGGTGGTGGCGACCGGCCAGGTGACCGCGCCGCCGGTGGCGGTGGTGACGTCGCCGGCCGGAACGGTGGTCCAGGCGTCCGTGTCACCGCGGCGCCACTGGTAGGTGATGCCGGAGCTGGTGCTCTTGCTGCGGCCCGACAGCGTCACCTTGCCGGCGGTCTGCGTACCGGCCGCCGGGGCGGTGACCGCACCGGTGCCGACCAGGAAGGCGTACGACGTGATCGGGGACAGGTTGCCGGCGCGGTCGCGCGTCTGCACCTTCAGCACGTGCGGACCGTCCGCGGCCGGGGTGAGGCTGATCGTGGCGCTGCCGCCGAGCGTGCCGGCGTTGACCACGGTGGCCGGGTCGGCGTCGAGGCCGTACACGTAGGCGGCGGCATCGGCGGCACCGGCGGCGTTGAAGCTGAAAGTGCCGGTGGTGCCGGTCGTGCCGGCCCAGGTGTCGGCCGGGTAGGTGGCCGAGGAGACGGTGGGCCCGGTGGTGGGTGCGGCGGTGTCGACGGTGAATTCACAAGGCGTCGACCAGGGGCCCCAGGCGGTGCCGTCGAAGCCGCGGACCTTCCAGGAGTAGCTGCCGCCGTTGGCGAAGGCCCCGGCGGGCACCGTCGTGGACTGGGTCTGCCCGGAGGCCCGGCCCGGCGTGGGCTGAGCACTGCCGATGGCCGTGCCGCCGATGGTCGACCAGGCGAACTCCGCTCGCACCTGGGCGCCCTCGGGGTCGGTGATGCGCGCCTGCAGCTGCGGCGTGGCGGTGTTGAGGTACGGCCGGTTCGTGCCGGTCGTGCACGGCGTCGCCGGGGACGTCGACAGCTCCGCGGCGGTCGGGTAGTCGGTGTAGGTCAGGGTCAGGGTCGGGTTGTTGGCGAACCGCTTCCACCCGTTGGGGTCGGACTCGTCGCTGGCGCGCAGGCCGAGGGCCATGCCGTTCCAGCCGCTGGCCGCCGCGGCCTGCAGGTAGCTGGTGACGTCCATGGCGACGGGGCCGGCCGGGCAGGCGGCAGAACCACCGAGGGTGGTCGACGACGTGGACTGCTTGCTGTACCAGTCCGGCTGGTTGTTCCAGGTGCTGGTGCTGCTGGGCACGGCGGTGGACCACACCTCGAACGGCGTCGGCGTGCAGCTGGACGCGTAGGTGCCGGTGAGGTTCAGCGTGGCGGAGGTCACGAACTTGCCGGGCAGAGGGCTGCCGGTGAGGTCGTACGAGAAGAAGGACCGGTACTTGCTGACCCCGCCGTCCCAGGAACCGACGTAGGCGTCGTCCGGGATGTTCCAGAACGTCGTGTCGGGCGAGGCGGAACTCACGACGGCGTACCCGGCCCGGTTCACGGTCAGGCCGGGGTCGATGTAGACCGGGTAGACCGTGTCGGGGCCGGTGAGAACCTGCTGGTTCGGGGTGATGGTGACCGCTCCGGTGGCGACCGCGGCAGGCATCGTCACCTGGCGCGGCCGGGCATGCGGGGCGGAGGCGCCCGGCGATGCGGGCGCGGTACGGGTGTGCGCCTTGCGCGCGGCCTGGGCGGTGGCGTCCCACATCAGGGGGGTGCTGCCGTTCAGGACGACCGCGCCCTTCTTGTCGGTGGCGCGCAGGTTCCCGGCCGGGTCGGTCTTGAGGGTGGCGCCCCCTCCGGTGAGGCCGAAGGACAGTCGGCGGAGCTTGGGGTTGGCTGCCGCGCGGGCGTTCTTGACGACGAGGACCTGGGAGTACCCGTCGACGTCCGCGGTCAGCTCCAGGTCCACCCCGGGCAGGACGTCGGCGTACGTGGCCGTGTCACCGGACAGTCGTGGAGCCGGTAGCGCCCCGACGGGCGAGGCGAGTCCGACCGAGGTGGCGCCGTGAGCGACGGTGACCATCGGCGCGGTGCCACCGGCCGAGAACGTCACCGCGGCGGCGGCTGCCTTCGGCGCGACGCGGCCGTCCGCGGTGAAGCTCAGTGTGGTGTCGATCGGCTTCCACACGTTGCCTTGCTTGATCCGGACGGGGCGGAAATTGTGTTCCAGCCGTACGGTGCCGTTCGGGGTGGCGACGGCCCGGTCGGTGGCGGAAGTCAGACCGGCGATGCCGACGTCGCCGTGACACATTCGCGCGGTGATCAGCGCGGCGTGCTCGTCCGGCAGCTCATCGGGGCAGGACACCGCCGCCGCGGGCGCCGCAACGGCGGGGGTGGCCGGCGCGGTCACCGAGAGCAGGCCGGCGACCAGGGAGACGGGCATCCCGAACAGCAGGGCCCGGTTCACCGACGTGGTCACGGCGCCTCGGCGCCTCCACGGTGATATCGGCCAGGGCGTGCGTGATCGTGGACGATCGGTCCGATTCAACTAACCATTCCTCTTCCTGGAACGGCCGCAGGCGAGCAGCGGCGAACGCCGGCCCATGACATGTCGTGACACGACAATGACGGCCGGATGAAAAAGATCGGGGGCGTAGTTCTTGGAGGCTGAATCTGCTTAGGAGCACGCCGTTTTATCCGCGGCCGTCAGCAACCTTCGCGCAACCGTACTCATCCCTGGCAGTTAGCTGCAGGTCTTGACCAGCAGGGTGGAGTATGCATAAGCATTTTTATGTCAATTTTTATTGATCTTTGAGATCTATGGGCGTTTAGAGAGTGCCCGTTCGGTCACCATGCGGCAACTGAGCAGCACCGCCGCGGTGGACCGTTGCAGGCGCCCGCTTCGTCCGTCCGGGGCCACGCGCGACGCCGCACCGACCGGTTGCCGGAGGCGGCTGCCCCGGACGCGCCGTCGGATCGGCAGGGGCGAGACGACGGCCGCCGCAGAAGGTGATCGACGTGGCTCGCTGCCCATCGGCAGCGGGCCACGTCGGCCACAGGCTCAAACCGCCGAGTCACGCCGCAGGTAGACGGCCGATCCGATGATCAGGAGGGCCGCGGCGACCAGCCAGGTCATTCCGGTGGTACCCGGCTGCGCCGGCCATGCCCACCACGCCGCGCCCGCGGAGTCGTCGTGGGGCGCCGCGGTCAGGACGAAGGCCACGTACCCGCACGCCGGCATCCACACGCCGGGCCCGCCGATGACGGTGCTGAACAGCAGCATGAGACCGAATAGGCCGACGCCGTTACGGACGACGGCCAGGGTCGCCGCGGGGTCGAGTCCGGCGGCGCCGGCCATCGCGGTGGGGAGTACGACCAGGGCCAGCCCTCCGGCGGCATGGGCGGCGCGCCACCCCGGCCGCTGCCGCGGCGTGGCCCGCTCCAGGCCGACGTCCGCGCCGGTCAGGACCCGGGCCGCGAAGGTCGCCGACAGCAGCGGCCCGATCGCGGCGACCGGCACCCACCATGAAGTGAAGGTCTCATCACCCTCGACCCATCCCGCGACGACGACAACGGTCAAGGCTGGGCGCTGTCGGTGTGGCCGATCAAGCCCTCCAGGGCGGCGCGGCGTGAGGCGACGTCACCGACGGGCGGGGCAGTCGCACCGGCCAGGGCCTGAGCGATGGAAGCGTGAAGGTCACGTCCTCATCCTCCTGAGTTGCTTCGATTTCGAAGCATGATGCTAACCGTAGCACGCTTCGAAGTCGAAGCAATAGTGGTGAGTGTGACGCACGGCGCATCGAGGCGAGCGCCCCGACCTCCGCTGAGCGCGGCAGAGGCTCGTCGGGCGACCCGCGCACGTCACGGCCATGCGGCATCGGTGACGTGACTGCCGCCGCCCCGGCGTACCCGTCGGCGGAGGGAGGCGGTCGGCGCCGGACATCCGTACCGGCTAGGGCGCGCTCCGCACGGGATCCGTCTCTGCGTCGAGTGCCGTTGCGGACCGTCGGCGCGCTCCCGACGAGCTGGTGTGCATCAGGCGCTGGCTCGGGAGGGCCGCGAGATCGATGCGGCCACCGCCGTCATGCCTGCCGCCCCAGCCGGTTGCGTGTTCCTTCGCGGCTCCGGCGCGCCGACGCCGGCGGGGTTCTGATCGAATGCGCGATCCGGTCGTCATCGGGTACGGGCGCGAATCGCGGACGCGACCGCGGCGATGACCGCTGTGACGATGACGGCGATGCCCACGCGTACGAAGAAGTGTTGCAGCGGACCGCCGGCGAACTGGTCGGTCCGGGCGAGGGCGCTGAGCACCAGGTGCACAACGAACGGAACCGCCAGGTAGGCCACCCACCCGCGGTGGGTCGTGTCGTTCTTCATGTTGTCGAGTCTGGCAGCCGGTGACAGGCACCGGATCCCGCTTGAGTGAGGCTTTCATCTATGCCGCTGGGTATAGGCGCCGCCGCACGAGAGCCGGTCCCGGATGCTCGTCCGCTGCGCCGGTCAGTCCGTCCCGGCTGCCGCCGGCGGCGAGGCTTTGCGACCGGTTCGCCGCTTGCGCGGTGCGGCCGATCGGGGCGGATGGGCGCGCATCTGGTCGCGGATGCGGGTCATGATGTCGCCGAGTTGCTGGACGTCCTGATCGTTGAGGGAGGCGAACAGGAGGCGGCGGACGGCGTCGATGTGGCCGGGCAGCACACGACGGAAGAGGGCGGCGCCGTCGTCGGTGAGGGTGACGAGGGTGGCGCGTTCGTCGTCGGGGTAGGTGTCGCGAGTGATGAGGCCGGCCTTCTCGAGTAGTCCGGCCTGGTAGGTGAGCCCGCTACGGCTGTAGACGACGCCGTCGGCCAGCTGGGTCATGGTGAGCGGTCCGCCGGCATCGGCGAGACGGGCCAGCAGCTGGAACTGCACGTAGCTGATCGCGCCTTCCTTGCGCAGGTGCTGGTCGACCTGGTGTTGCAGCAGGCTGACCGACTCCATGAGGGCGAAGTAGGTCGCCAACTGCTGTGGTGGGAGCGAGGGGACGCCGGGGGCGCTGCTCGCGGAGTGATCCGATGCCATGTACCTACCATACTTGTTTCGAATTCTGAGTATGTGGGGTGCAGTCACCTGCGGCGCGCTTTGCTTCGAACTTGAAGCGACGCTGGCGCGGACCCGCCTACGGTGGCGGCGCCGGATCGCGAACCACCCCTTTCCGGCGGCCGTCCATGTCCATGGACGCTGTGGAATCACTTCGCCGACCGGGCCCTCAACGCGACCGGGCCGGACGTGACACCCGCTGTTCAGGCGTTGAACTACCTGCATCGGTACAGCGACACGATGGCGCGATTCACGACCTGGCACGGACGGGGGCGAGGTCGAGCAGGGCGCGCCGCGCGACGGCGACCGCGAGGAGGTTTTGGCCATGGCCGGCAGGTAGGGGGAGCGGGACGTGGTCGGCTTCTGGCTCGACCGCCGGCCGCACGCTTTCCGGGTGTGCCGCCGGCCGGGCGACGGGAAGCCGGTGGCTTTCGTGGCGTGGCTCCGGCTCACCGAACCCGGCGAACAGGAGAACGCGGCCGATCCTCTCCTGGCCGCGATCTGGGCGCACGCCCACGAGAACGGGTCACGCCTCGCGGTGCAGCGGTTCGTCAACTCCGGCGGCGCCGCACCCGAGCCGGGCTTCGCCGGTGACCTCCTCTGCTCGACGGCGACCACGGTTCTTCTGCGGGAGCCGGAGCTGGCCTGGAGCTACCTCGTCATGCCGGATCCGGAAAGCGGTCGCCTGTTCCCTCACGGCCGGTGCGACCCACTCGGCCCCTCGTCGAGTGCTTCGCCGGCCACGCCGCCGGCGAGCCGCCCGAGCGTTCGCGTCGGCCGCCACGGCGATCCGCCGAGGCTTGCGGGCAGCCGGGACACTGGTGAGATGGCGCAGCCGTACCGGGTCGGCAGGTTGGAGTTGGTCACCGAGGTCAGTCCTGCGGCCTGGGTCGTCGAGGGCGTGCGCGACCGACGGCGCGGCGAGGTGGGAGCACTGGTGCCCGCGGGGTTCGCCGCCTATGCCCGGGTGTTCCACCCCGCGTGGGTCGAGGGCCCGACCGGCGAGAAGCCGGTGCGCTGGGACACCGTCGCGGCTGCCAACGGCCGTCATGCGCATCCCGGGATGCAGTGGGAGGCGATCGCGGGCACCTGGATCGGAGCGGACGGGCGGTGGCGCGAACCGGAGGATCTCTGGGAGCCGCGGGACGGGCGGGACGGCACGCTGTGGACCACCGCGCCGTGGCCGGGCGTTCTCCCCAAGACGACGGCGCTGCTGCTGGTCGACGTGCTCCGGGCGTACACCCGCACGCCGCACCGTTGCTGGTTCGCCGTCTGGGCGGGGCACCAGACGTTGGTGCTGCCGCGCGACGGGGTGCCCCACGTCGGCGTGCCGGACCGGCCGATGCTGCTGCTCACCGGCCCTCTGGACGCCGCCACCACCCGGCTGGACCAGCCCGCGGGAGGCCATCGACGGCCGTCGTACGCGCGGCTGCCGAACATGTGGTGGCCCGACGACCGCAGCTGGTGCGTGGTCACCGACGCGGATCAGAACAGTACCTACCTGGGCTGCAGCCGCGCCTGCATCGACTCCCTGCTCGTCCACCCGCGGCTGGAGGCGCGAGAGGTCGACCCGGGCCAGCGAACCAGCGCCGACAGCGACGAGGTCAACCGACCGCCACGGTACGCACGGGAGCACGCCCCACGCTGGTGGCGCCGCTTCCTCCGATGACCGGTCCGGAGATCGCCCGGCATCCTGCACCGGAACACCGGCCGCCTCCTGTGGACCACCGCCGCCGGCGCCCACCCCGTCCTGTTCCGCGCCGGTAGCAGCCTCGGCGAGGCCGGGTACGTCACCGCCGCCCGCGACTACTTCGCCGACCTGCACGCCACCGCCCATGAGCAGCTCGGTCCCGAGCACTCCCACACGCTGAGCGCCCGCTACCGCCTTGCCTGGTGGAGGGGCGAGGCCGGGGATCCCGGTGGTGCGATCGCCGCCTCCGAGCAGCTTCTTGAGGATTGTTTGCCGATCCTGGGTCCCGAGCACCCCTACACCCTGGACGCCCGCCACAGCAGTGGCTGGTGGCGGAGCCGGACCGGACATCCCGGCGCTGCGACCGCCGCCGAACAGCTGCTCGAGGATTGTGAGCGAATTCTGGGTGCTGAGCACCCCCACACTCTGATCGCACGCCACAGCCTCGCCTGGCGGCGAGGCGAGGCGGGCACCCAGGCGGCGCGCCCGCCTTCGAGCAGATGATCGACGACCACCTGCGCTTCCTCGGCCCCAGCACTCACATGTCGGTGTATTGACGACATCGCCGCTGCTCACCGTCGGCGATGAGGTACGGCCGGAACTCCTGCCGCCACGTCACTGACCTGCGTTAGGACAGCAAATCGCGGCGGCGGTAGGCGGCGATGCCCAGCAAGGTCAGGAGCGTGGCGAGCGCTAGCATGACGGCCGAAGTCGCCAGGCTGGCCTCGGTGAGCGGCACGGGTGCCAGGTGAGCGAATGGTGAGAGGTCGCGAACCCAGTCCGGTGCTGCGATGCTCTCGGCGGTGACCAGCAGCAGGAACCCACCGATGGTGGGAAGGCCGCCGACAAGCCCGGTCCAGCGTGGCGCCCAGCCGACCGCGAACACCGCCGCGCCGAGGCTGAGCAGCACGATCGGCAGCACGTTCCACGTGCCGCGTAGGGCGTCGGTTACGGCTAGCTCGCCACCGATGGCGGTGACACCGAGCCAGGTCGCCAGGCCGGCTCCGGTGATCAGGACCGCTGCGGCTGCGGCGATGACGGTGATCTCGGCGCCGATCAGCCGGAGCCGGGTGATCGGCTGACTCGCAAGCA is a genomic window of Actinoplanes teichomyceticus ATCC 31121 containing:
- a CDS encoding RHS repeat-associated core domain-containing protein: MTTSVNRALLFGMPVSLVAGLLSVTAPATPAVAAPAAAVSCPDELPDEHAALITARMCHGDVGIAGLTSATDRAVATPNGTVRLEHNFRPVRIKQGNVWKPIDTTLSFTADGRVAPKAAAAAVTFSAGGTAPMVTVAHGATSVGLASPVGALPAPRLSGDTATYADVLPGVDLELTADVDGYSQVLVVKNARAAANPKLRRLSFGLTGGGATLKTDPAGNLRATDKKGAVVLNGSTPLMWDATAQAARKAHTRTAPASPGASAPHARPRQVTMPAAVATGAVTITPNQQVLTGPDTVYPVYIDPGLTVNRAGYAVVSSASPDTTFWNIPDDAYVGSWDGGVSKYRSFFSYDLTGSPLPGKFVTSATLNLTGTYASSCTPTPFEVWSTAVPSSTSTWNNQPDWYSKQSTSSTTLGGSAACPAGPVAMDVTSYLQAAAASGWNGMALGLRASDESDPNGWKRFANNPTLTLTYTDYPTAAELSTSPATPCTTGTNRPYLNTATPQLQARITDPEGAQVRAEFAWSTIGGTAIGSAQPTPGRASGQTQSTTVPAGAFANGGSYSWKVRGFDGTAWGPWSTPCEFTVDTAAPTTGPTVSSATYPADTWAGTTGTTGTFSFNAAGAADAAAYVYGLDADPATVVNAGTLGGSATISLTPAADGPHVLKVQTRDRAGNLSPITSYAFLVGTGAVTAPAAGTQTAGKVTLSGRSKSTSSGITYQWRRGDTDAWTTVPAGDVTTATGGAVTWPVATTGSGAYPNLVWNAAQTVNNAEAGPDPLNGPVQIRASFSGTTTGTSSGVSVTLDRNRSDAASTGVGPGEVNLLTGNYALTGVDVETISGLGLHRTFNSRRPADIDPLFGPGWISGIEAPDAGTYNKLTVTGGLAQVGLADGTSLGFTKKATTSTGATFTGQVGIGAYALTYTTTGDTYQLVEPSGDIVTFARQSSGVYTPTALTSAGLSTSAKISWETVTVNGATVTRPTAVLDTSSDGINCTTPVRGCRRLNLSYATATTATSSTPGDFVGRVKQVTLTAWDPALATPAMRTVVLTQYAYDSTGRLQAAWNPALDYLSAGVTTHVATKYTYNTDGTISTLTPAGEAPWQFTYTTVPGDTGAGRLYKVTRSAGSAGTSVETIVYNVKISGAGAPVDMAANAARWGQSVLPVDATAVYPGDIVPDGNPATGTLPTYSDDDRITVTYMDGDGRMINRMYPGGTLDATWYDSFGNVVRQLDPDNLAETLYAWDNDTAAAEAAVARRESTEYVYSADGQRLLESLAPERNVVLADWDSVRGRTHTTYAYDEGAPSGVVYNLVTTQTTSIRYVDNGASLDADKRVTARAYDWPTRELKSETIDPTGLALTTRYTYDSTSKQITSVTTPAGDATGTTPSTRRTVYYRTGTGSGYSECDNRPEWAGLACRVFTGGQPAGTELPTTVTTYDIFGQVRSTIEKNSTGTLRTTTYTTDGAGRRTDVEISSAVGTALEKRHIVYAPATGREAAVQTLNSSGTVTGAVTSAYDTLGRRISYTDADGNTSTTTYDLLSRPATINDGKGTQTLTYGASGEYRGRLTKVVDSQAGTFTATYNKTGEVIAETRPDGVTVNYQYDETGLDVGREYVMDDGSYLYYDYAGADAHGKNRWDASSFSNSGFGYDNAGRITDVRQDTLQGCALRTYTYDRNSNRTKRVSRGPDSAGLCQDSNPATTQSWSYDAADRLTSAGYSMDAFGRTLAVPAGDGTAGATGDTKLTYFTNDLTRTVTQGATQTTYVPDVVLERYRSHSTTTGGTTVNTVNHYSDETDSPAWVSEGSSYTRTIRGVVGFNGTYASATNQVEWPIVNLHGDVVAIHLAGAAGLVTTRVTDENGQSVTGAAAPRYGYLGAHQRATTNAGGLITMGVRLYNPATARFLSTDPVYGGNDNAYEYCRGDVVNCTDLSGMESEVTVPALYIYKPSLGSLHDFCTKAPDSYFRANFRGPCARHDMCYERPGKRKAYCDSTFHSHLMNNCRYAYGRFNPMRQSCYGIADKYYLAVVTFGDDDA
- a CDS encoding MarR family winged helix-turn-helix transcriptional regulator, translated to MASDHSASSAPGVPSLPPQQLATYFALMESVSLLQHQVDQHLRKEGAISYVQFQLLARLADAGGPLTMTQLADGVVYSRSGLTYQAGLLEKAGLITRDTYPDDERATLVTLTDDGAALFRRVLPGHIDAVRRLLFASLNDQDVQQLGDIMTRIRDQMRAHPPRSAAPRKRRTGRKASPPAAAGTD